Proteins from a genomic interval of Chitinophagales bacterium:
- the hisF gene encoding imidazole glycerol phosphate synthase subunit HisF — protein MLAKRIIPCLDIKDGRTVKGINFVNLRDAGDPVELGQRYSEEGADELVFLDITATHEKRKTLAALAKSIAQHLNIPFTIGGGIGSVEDVDALLAVGADKISVNSAAFRRPDLIDDLAKNFGNQCIVVAIDAKEVEDEWMVYLSGGRVATDKKLLDWAKEAESRGAGEILFTSMNHDGTKQGFANDALRMLSENLSIPIIASGGAGTMEHFYDTFTEGKADAALAASIFHFREIPIVGLKEYLKERGIAVRL, from the coding sequence ATGCTCGCAAAAAGAATCATCCCCTGCCTCGACATCAAAGACGGACGTACCGTCAAAGGAATCAATTTTGTAAACCTGCGAGATGCGGGCGACCCCGTAGAGTTGGGGCAACGATACAGCGAAGAAGGGGCGGACGAGTTGGTGTTTTTGGACATCACCGCTACCCACGAAAAGCGCAAAACCCTTGCAGCTTTGGCCAAATCTATTGCCCAACACCTCAACATTCCTTTTACAATAGGTGGAGGAATAGGCTCAGTCGAAGATGTGGATGCACTATTAGCCGTTGGAGCTGACAAAATTTCGGTCAATTCAGCAGCCTTTCGCCGTCCTGATTTGATTGACGATTTGGCAAAAAACTTTGGAAATCAGTGCATTGTGGTGGCCATTGACGCAAAAGAAGTGGAAGATGAATGGATGGTGTATTTGAGTGGTGGACGGGTCGCTACGGATAAAAAACTCTTGGACTGGGCGAAGGAAGCGGAGAGTCGAGGAGCGGGTGAAATCCTATTTACCTCCATGAATCACGATGGCACGAAGCAGGGTTTTGCCAATGATGCCCTGCGAATGTTGTCCGAAAATCTATCCATTCCCATCATTGCATCTGGTGGCGCAGGCACGATGGAGCATTTTTATGATACCTTCACCGAAGGAAAAGCCGATGCAGCTTTAGCGGCAAGTATTTTTCACTTTAGAGAGATTCCGATTGTAGGATTGAAGGAATATTTGAAGGAGAGGGGGATTGCAGTGAGGTTGTAG
- a CDS encoding AAA family ATPase: MRIFDLKMKGVGPFKEEYLQFIGEQDNPEKPPVVIITGENGTGKTIVLDAIRGLLFGAYQYVGRDIFNGVEIILSSKIAIDNQEEQVSFTGIHSHNRDNRFFTNAQTLNKSFADNQAPFVNVVVNYWLSNLATDSFDIKNIVAPDIKTYLTGALSGHHKNISVTQLICYFDYLRGSEAKTEKRLGEFLYQKLKEIIRLSLNNGKLAYVSRSDLMPIIEQNGKEVALDKLSSGNLYLIQRMVALLGQMHAVNRLSNLPIETLCETPGLLLIDEAENHLHPKWQKTFIRNILEIFPNLQIILTTHSPFIVSSVENAKVFVCEARHDHCVIEDATEEYANKPVEEILLSALFGETLPFNETISELLDKRKKAIGAGNHSLRKKIESQLQSINPQYFAYFDVDNLLEQLTTKN; this comes from the coding sequence ATGCGAATATTTGATTTGAAAATGAAAGGTGTTGGTCCTTTTAAGGAAGAGTACCTACAATTTATTGGTGAACAAGACAATCCAGAGAAACCTCCTGTAGTGATTATTACGGGAGAAAACGGAACAGGAAAAACGATTGTTTTGGATGCGATTCGAGGGCTTTTGTTTGGAGCTTATCAATATGTGGGCAGAGATATTTTTAATGGAGTAGAAATTATACTATCTTCCAAAATTGCTATTGATAATCAAGAAGAACAAGTTAGTTTCACCGGAATACATTCTCATAACAGGGATAATCGATTTTTTACTAATGCACAAACGCTAAATAAAAGTTTTGCAGATAATCAAGCTCCATTTGTAAATGTAGTAGTGAACTATTGGCTTTCAAATTTGGCAACAGATAGTTTTGACATAAAAAATATTGTTGCACCTGATATCAAAACGTATTTGACAGGTGCTTTAAGTGGTCATCATAAAAATATTTCCGTCACTCAATTGATTTGCTATTTCGACTATTTGAGAGGAAGTGAAGCAAAAACGGAAAAAAGATTAGGCGAATTTTTGTACCAAAAATTGAAGGAAATCATAAGACTTAGCTTGAACAACGGCAAGTTGGCGTATGTCTCTCGCTCTGATTTAATGCCCATTATTGAACAAAATGGAAAAGAAGTTGCTTTAGACAAACTAAGCAGTGGCAATTTATATCTCATCCAACGAATGGTTGCACTTTTGGGGCAAATGCACGCTGTCAATAGATTAAGCAACTTACCAATCGAAACACTTTGTGAAACACCAGGTCTTTTACTCATTGACGAAGCTGAAAACCACCTTCACCCCAAATGGCAAAAAACCTTTATCCGCAATATCTTAGAAATTTTCCCAAACCTTCAAATCATCCTAACAACACACTCTCCTTTTATTGTTTCTTCGGTCGAAAATGCCAAAGTCTTTGTGTGTGAGGCAAGGCACGACCATTGTGTAATCGAAGATGCAACAGAAGAATATGCCAACAAACCTGTTGAAGAAATTCTTTTGTCAGCACTATTTGGTGAAACTTTACCCTTCAATGAAACCATTTCTGAACTTTTAGATAAGCGCAAAAAAGCGATTGGAGCGGGAAACCACTCATTAAGGAAAAAAATTGAAAGCCAATTGCAAAGCATCAATCCTCAATACTTTGCCTATTTTGATGTGGATAATTTATTGGAGCAATTAACTACCAAAAACTAA